A section of the Leptospira semungkisensis genome encodes:
- the argH gene encoding argininosuccinate lyase yields MQKKEEGTGKLWGGRFKQSASPIMERIGESVSFDQKLYKEDLEGSRAHAKMLHKIGILNAEELKQILEGLSQVESEIESGNFKFSSELEDIHMHIESRLTELKGEVGKKLHTARSRNDQVAQDTRLYVRNRIEEILDRLESLRKALYTRAGENVDTIIPGYTHLQVAQPVRASHFLLAYFWMFTRDAEFFRFAQESANLLVLGSGAMAGVNYQNDRDFLASELRTNGISPNSMDAVASRDHLLQFLFAATQTMLHASRFCEDIILYSSQEFGLIRLPDSLTTGSSIMPQKKNPDIAELIRGKSARVTGNLNHLIGLLKGLPLTYNRDLQEDKLAVFDAVETVLISLEGLEAMVSEMQFRPERGERSLKEGFATATDLADFLVGEKKIAFRTAHELVGRLVSECVERKENLFTVPEEVRIKISSHFSGEEYQKAVSLELSADKKASYGGTARSRQLEQLELAKKSLESSSKH; encoded by the coding sequence ATGCAAAAAAAAGAAGAAGGCACAGGCAAACTTTGGGGAGGTAGATTCAAACAATCCGCGTCTCCCATTATGGAAAGGATAGGGGAATCCGTTTCCTTTGACCAAAAATTATACAAGGAAGATCTAGAAGGTAGCAGGGCTCACGCTAAGATGCTGCATAAGATCGGCATCCTAAATGCAGAAGAGTTAAAGCAGATCCTAGAAGGTCTCTCCCAAGTAGAGTCCGAGATAGAATCCGGAAACTTCAAATTTAGTTCCGAGCTAGAAGATATTCACATGCATATCGAATCCAGACTCACAGAACTCAAAGGAGAAGTCGGAAAGAAACTTCATACCGCAAGATCTAGAAATGATCAGGTGGCCCAGGATACACGCCTCTATGTTAGGAACAGGATCGAAGAGATCTTGGATCGTTTGGAGTCCTTAAGAAAAGCATTATATACAAGAGCCGGCGAGAATGTAGATACGATCATTCCAGGCTACACTCACTTGCAGGTGGCTCAACCTGTCCGTGCCTCTCATTTTCTACTCGCTTATTTCTGGATGTTCACTCGGGATGCAGAATTCTTTCGGTTTGCGCAAGAGAGTGCGAATTTACTCGTGCTAGGTTCCGGCGCCATGGCTGGAGTGAATTACCAAAACGATCGGGATTTTCTCGCGTCCGAATTGAGAACGAATGGGATCTCTCCGAATAGCATGGACGCGGTTGCGAGCAGAGATCATCTCTTACAGTTCTTATTCGCAGCTACTCAAACTATGCTGCACGCGTCTAGGTTTTGCGAAGATATTATCCTCTATTCTTCTCAGGAATTCGGATTAATTCGACTGCCAGATTCTTTGACAACTGGTTCTTCTATCATGCCCCAAAAGAAGAATCCTGATATTGCGGAATTGATCCGAGGAAAATCGGCAAGAGTCACAGGAAATCTGAATCATCTAATCGGACTACTAAAGGGGCTTCCTCTTACTTATAATAGAGATCTGCAAGAAGACAAGCTGGCCGTATTCGATGCTGTCGAGACGGTACTTATCAGTTTAGAAGGATTGGAGGCGATGGTTTCCGAGATGCAATTCCGTCCAGAAAGGGGAGAACGTTCTTTGAAAGAAGGATTTGCGACTGCAACAGATCTTGCAGATTTTCTTGTGGGAGAAAAGAAAATCGCATTTAGGACCGCTCACGAATTAGTTGGAAGACTTGTTTCGGAATGTGTGGAGAGAAAGGAAAATCTTTTTACTGTTCCTGAAGAAGTTCGGATAAAGATCTCTTCTCATTTCTCAGGAGAGGAATACCAAAAAGCGGTCAGTTTGGAATTATCCGCTGACAAAAAAGCGAGTTACGGTGGAACTGCTAGATCCAGACAACTAGAGCAATTGGAACTAGCAAAAAAAAGTCTGGAATCATCTTCTAAACATTGA
- the fliN gene encoding flagellar motor switch protein FliN has protein sequence MGEGSLSQDDIDALLTGSSPGGGGGGSADFNLSGELDSLLGDPGGGSSSSGGGGGGGGAPSFADIAAALGPSAAPAPPKPSSRSSSVSSNTANLNLLLDVNIALTVELGRTNMYIKDVLGLNEGAVVELDNAVGEDLDILANGKLVGKGKLVILDDYYGIRITEIVDPSRRLM, from the coding sequence ATGGGTGAAGGATCCCTTTCCCAAGACGATATAGACGCACTCTTAACTGGCTCCAGTCCTGGGGGCGGCGGCGGTGGCTCCGCTGATTTTAATTTAAGTGGCGAATTGGATTCTCTTCTCGGCGATCCGGGTGGCGGAAGTTCTTCTTCCGGCGGCGGCGGTGGAGGAGGAGGAGCTCCTTCTTTTGCGGATATTGCTGCCGCACTCGGGCCTTCTGCGGCTCCGGCGCCTCCAAAACCAAGTTCTCGTTCTAGTTCCGTTTCTTCTAATACTGCAAACTTAAACTTACTCTTAGATGTAAACATTGCTCTTACTGTAGAATTAGGTAGGACCAATATGTACATCAAGGATGTTCTTGGGTTGAATGAGGGAGCAGTGGTGGAATTAGACAACGCAGTCGGAGAAGATTTGGACATTCTCGCCAATGGAAAATTGGTAGGAAAAGGAAAATTAGTAATTCTCGACGACTACTACGGAATTCGGATCACTGAGATCGTAGACCCTTCTCGTCGTTTAATGTAA
- a CDS encoding RsmE family RNA methyltransferase produces MNILLLDPKERSSFGEWNIYSAEKIDHIRNILKKDTGDSIKAGLLNESLGLFRIREISPENLKGSYTPIIRPKKRNPFLHLISSVQRPPTAEKILHLAGVWGIHSMEFQIADLSRKEYLTSPIWKNKNLQETLYSGMEQGGNIHLPFLELGFSLPEKGQGSVRKQTLRERVESISGIAFYLDKKGLFLLEYREEILKNRVNKHESKHPDPKRSHRSKSIYAKTHSTDPSPTTDLDNSETPQQEICIFLGPEPGWSKREISLFQERNIKPVRLSKAILRSEQAFSFFLSQWEACFPNL; encoded by the coding sequence ATGAATATTCTACTCTTGGATCCGAAAGAAAGATCTTCTTTCGGTGAATGGAATATTTACTCAGCTGAAAAGATCGATCATATTAGAAATATCTTAAAGAAGGATACCGGTGATTCCATCAAGGCAGGACTTCTGAATGAAAGCCTCGGGCTTTTTCGAATCAGAGAAATCTCGCCAGAAAATCTGAAAGGGAGTTATACTCCGATCATCCGTCCGAAAAAGAGAAATCCATTCCTTCATCTGATCTCTTCGGTCCAGCGCCCACCCACTGCAGAAAAGATCCTCCATCTTGCAGGAGTCTGGGGAATCCATTCTATGGAATTTCAAATCGCCGATCTTTCCAGAAAGGAATATCTGACCTCCCCTATCTGGAAGAACAAAAACTTGCAGGAAACCTTATATTCCGGAATGGAACAAGGAGGAAATATCCATCTTCCTTTTTTAGAGCTTGGTTTTAGTCTCCCTGAAAAAGGGCAAGGATCAGTACGAAAACAAACTCTAAGAGAGAGAGTTGAATCGATCTCTGGAATTGCTTTCTATTTGGATAAGAAAGGGTTATTTCTCTTAGAATACAGAGAAGAAATCCTAAAAAATAGAGTGAATAAACATGAATCGAAACATCCTGATCCAAAACGATCGCATCGCTCTAAATCTATTTACGCAAAGACTCATTCAACGGATCCGAGTCCTACAACTGATTTAGATAATTCCGAAACGCCGCAGCAAGAAATTTGTATCTTTCTCGGCCCGGAACCCGGTTGGAGCAAGAGAGAGATTTCTCTTTTCCAAGAGAGGAATATAAAGCCAGTGCGTTTATCTAAAGCTATCTTGAGATCCGAACAGGCTTTTTCTTTCTTCCTTTCTCAATGGGAAGCCTGTTTTCCAAATTTATAA
- a CDS encoding heme-binding domain-containing protein, giving the protein MKKIWIRLGIGLGVIFLALQFIPVLPPLGMNANEIKTEERVKKILRRSCYDCHSDLVQWPWYSKVFPVSLYIAHHIEEGREELNFSEWEALTAAKKADKAEEILEEIEEGEMPPKDYILLHSDAKLDKEEIEILRDWLQTFAEKE; this is encoded by the coding sequence ATGAAAAAAATTTGGATTCGTCTTGGAATAGGGCTCGGAGTCATATTCCTTGCTCTTCAGTTTATCCCCGTACTTCCTCCGTTAGGAATGAATGCTAATGAAATCAAAACGGAAGAACGAGTCAAAAAGATTTTGAGAAGATCCTGTTACGACTGCCATTCGGATCTGGTCCAATGGCCTTGGTATTCAAAGGTTTTCCCAGTCTCCCTATACATAGCTCACCATATAGAAGAAGGAAGAGAAGAGCTGAATTTCTCCGAATGGGAAGCACTTACTGCTGCCAAGAAAGCGGACAAGGCAGAAGAAATCTTAGAAGAGATTGAAGAAGGCGAAATGCCTCCTAAAGATTATATTCTACTTCATTCGGACGCAAAACTGGACAAGGAAGAAATAGAGATCCTAAGAGATTGGCTACAAACCTTCGCCGAAAAAGAATAA
- a CDS encoding NfeD family protein — MDFFQDGHTLSYLWIASGILLMIAELFVPGTFVFFLGLSGVIVGTLSYFTELGIGTQAAIWAALSGILILIGGAFLRKFFPSASEKATLSPDEGPGRIVSVSKDILVERRGGRILFQGTEWDAISKSKRIPAGKRARIVERENLTFIVEPLDFPEIQ; from the coding sequence ATGGACTTTTTTCAAGACGGACATACCCTTTCTTATCTCTGGATCGCTTCGGGAATACTACTCATGATCGCGGAGCTTTTCGTCCCTGGAACCTTTGTATTCTTTCTGGGACTTTCCGGAGTGATCGTAGGAACCCTTTCTTATTTCACAGAACTTGGAATAGGAACCCAGGCTGCGATCTGGGCGGCTCTTTCTGGAATTTTAATACTCATTGGCGGCGCCTTTCTCAGAAAATTCTTTCCTTCGGCGAGCGAAAAGGCTACCCTCAGCCCCGACGAAGGCCCTGGCAGGATCGTATCCGTTTCCAAAGACATTCTCGTAGAAAGAAGAGGAGGAAGGATCCTATTCCAAGGCACGGAATGGGATGCGATCAGCAAATCGAAACGGATCCCTGCAGGAAAGAGAGCAAGGATCGTAGAAAGAGAAAATCTCACTTTCATAGTAGAGCCATTGGACTTTCCCGAAATACAATAA
- the fcpB gene encoding flagellar-coiling protein FcpB — protein sequence MKRKIAFCLAIFAIVGILNAQDNQAQKKEDGQVGAAILDTEKGLDQRVSALNERLKRHTVLMKMKVRILPFRTVLFKGKANSDECVPAPSNAQEDTANNCIRVEVYDFIKDEERGQGRVVQGGLSKYMEIYFEGPNSNDPDPRMEPPRKISKIISRVYKNNFLIEDKSVSEIIDRSPNDQPAHNEKIELFYQKNGYPEWNRPETPSEKGVGKYVLSNVENTKTHPIRNSFKKTFYIKHLDNFDRLFTKIFDYNDQLGNENYKENVNTLKESLKY from the coding sequence ATGAAACGCAAAATAGCATTCTGCCTGGCGATCTTCGCGATTGTTGGCATACTCAACGCTCAAGACAACCAAGCTCAAAAGAAAGAGGATGGCCAAGTCGGAGCAGCCATTCTGGACACTGAAAAGGGTCTGGACCAAAGAGTTTCCGCTCTAAATGAAAGGCTGAAACGTCATACCGTACTCATGAAAATGAAAGTACGCATTCTTCCTTTCCGCACCGTTCTATTCAAAGGAAAGGCGAATAGTGATGAATGTGTTCCTGCGCCAAGTAACGCACAGGAAGACACCGCTAACAACTGCATCCGAGTTGAAGTTTATGATTTCATTAAGGATGAAGAAAGAGGCCAAGGTAGAGTTGTTCAAGGCGGACTTTCTAAATACATGGAAATCTATTTCGAAGGACCGAATTCAAACGATCCGGATCCAAGAATGGAACCTCCTCGTAAGATCAGCAAGATCATCAGCCGAGTTTACAAAAACAACTTCTTGATCGAAGACAAATCAGTGTCCGAGATCATCGATCGTTCACCAAACGATCAACCGGCTCATAACGAAAAAATCGAACTTTTCTATCAAAAGAACGGATATCCTGAGTGGAACCGCCCTGAAACTCCTAGTGAGAAAGGAGTCGGTAAATACGTATTGTCTAATGTAGAGAATACTAAGACCCACCCTATCCGTAACTCTTTCAAGAAGACCTTCTATATCAAGCATCTGGACAATTTCGACAGACTCTTTACTAAGATCTTCGATTACAATGACCAATTAGGAAACGAGAACTACAAAGAGAACGTAAACACTCTCAAGGAGTCCTTGAAGTACTAA
- a CDS encoding AAA family ATPase — MKPEDWNPPARPSTGNILDFTQAKALLYGELKGMGVSDTQLPSFLPDKKDLKIEFPIPGADKSQLLDCFHIVRNHIENLRIHTFEPGYCCLQALNENLFETKNILDNIKFRFYSGRNQSKIEITKKGDFHREEIFAAIDLFKYLRLSKQESVQNPKELLLRLGIDVFDPIEAKKKGDWVTFDAVAGYEDVKRQILESIILPLKSPETLEEVAKLTRKFPGRTKPRAILLEGEPGVGKTTMAKVISCMTDIPLIYVPVESILSKYYGESAQNMAYVFDVASLFPSCLLFLDEIDSLAGSRDDGLFEATRNILSVLLRKLDGFEGGQKSITLGATNRKQDLDKALLSRFDRSVLFPLPNESERAAILGNYAKHLTQTERITISQRLGTFSGRDLRDFCDFVERRWAASLIEKGLKPAPPPYELYLETSSKSGK, encoded by the coding sequence ATGAAACCAGAAGATTGGAACCCGCCGGCCCGTCCTAGTACCGGCAATATTCTAGATTTTACCCAGGCCAAGGCATTGCTTTACGGGGAATTAAAGGGAATGGGAGTCTCCGATACCCAACTTCCCTCCTTTCTACCGGATAAGAAGGATCTAAAAATAGAATTTCCGATCCCAGGTGCGGATAAGTCACAGCTCTTAGATTGCTTTCATATCGTCCGAAATCATATCGAAAACCTAAGGATTCATACCTTCGAACCCGGTTACTGTTGCCTGCAGGCTCTCAATGAGAACTTATTCGAAACCAAGAATATCTTAGATAATATTAAGTTTCGTTTTTATTCCGGAAGAAACCAGAGCAAGATCGAGATCACAAAGAAGGGAGACTTTCATAGAGAGGAGATCTTTGCAGCAATCGATTTGTTCAAATACCTAAGACTTTCTAAACAGGAGTCGGTCCAAAATCCGAAGGAACTCCTGCTTCGTCTGGGGATAGATGTATTCGATCCAATCGAAGCCAAGAAAAAAGGAGATTGGGTGACTTTCGATGCGGTGGCCGGTTACGAGGATGTAAAAAGACAGATCTTGGAATCAATCATCCTTCCCCTAAAATCCCCTGAGACCTTGGAAGAAGTGGCAAAGCTCACCCGAAAATTCCCAGGAAGGACAAAACCCAGGGCAATTCTCTTAGAAGGAGAGCCTGGTGTAGGAAAGACCACGATGGCAAAGGTGATTTCCTGTATGACGGACATTCCTCTCATTTACGTGCCCGTAGAATCTATTTTAAGTAAATATTATGGGGAAAGCGCCCAAAACATGGCCTACGTATTCGATGTAGCCTCTCTATTCCCTTCTTGTCTATTATTCCTGGACGAGATAGACTCTCTGGCCGGTTCCCGAGATGACGGACTATTCGAGGCTACGAGGAATATTCTCTCTGTGCTTTTACGAAAACTGGATGGATTTGAAGGGGGACAAAAATCGATTACCCTGGGAGCCACGAACCGAAAACAGGACTTGGATAAGGCATTATTGTCCAGATTCGATCGTTCCGTTTTATTCCCTTTACCTAATGAATCCGAAAGAGCGGCTATATTAGGAAATTATGCAAAACATCTGACCCAAACAGAACGCATAACAATATCGCAACGCTTAGGGACTTTTTCCGGAAGAGATTTACGGGATTTCTGTGATTTTGTGGAAAGACGCTGGGCTGCGAGTCTAATCGAAAAAGGATTGAAACCGGCTCCTCCCCCGTATGAACTGTATTTGGAAACGAGCTCAAAATCCGGAAAATAG
- a CDS encoding SPFH domain-containing protein codes for MSTVIDVFLTIFWFGFFLYFAYKIYRSVRIVSAQECIIVERLGKYNRTLHAGFHILIPFIDSDSYYHTLKEQSIDVPPQTCITKDNVKVEMDGILYLRVLDPQKASYGIEDYHFAVTQLVQTTMRAIIGTMDLDTTFETREVINSKILEVLDQAAEPWGVRVNRYEIVNIAPPKSVIEAMEREKKAQIAKKAQISLSEGDRDSRINRSLGIKEEAINKSEGEKQKRINEAEGVASEIESIAVATAKGIELLAGAIQTKGGKEAVKLRIAQRFIKEVEKLGQEGTELVLPLNLSNFKSVMKAVLGSEEKKS; via the coding sequence ATGTCTACAGTAATCGATGTTTTTCTCACCATATTCTGGTTCGGGTTCTTTCTCTACTTCGCCTATAAGATCTATCGTTCCGTCCGGATCGTTTCCGCTCAGGAATGTATTATCGTAGAACGACTCGGAAAATACAACAGAACCCTGCATGCAGGATTTCATATACTCATCCCTTTTATAGATTCGGATTCGTATTACCATACTCTAAAAGAGCAATCTATAGACGTTCCTCCTCAGACTTGTATCACCAAGGACAACGTGAAGGTGGAGATGGATGGGATCCTATATTTAAGAGTACTCGATCCTCAGAAGGCAAGCTACGGAATAGAGGACTATCATTTTGCAGTTACTCAGCTAGTGCAGACTACTATGAGGGCGATTATCGGAACCATGGATCTGGATACTACTTTTGAGACCCGAGAAGTCATTAATAGTAAGATCCTAGAGGTACTCGACCAAGCAGCAGAACCTTGGGGAGTCCGGGTGAATCGATACGAGATAGTAAATATCGCTCCTCCTAAATCTGTGATAGAAGCTATGGAAAGAGAGAAGAAGGCTCAAATCGCTAAGAAGGCGCAGATCTCCCTTTCCGAAGGAGACAGAGATTCCAGAATCAATCGCTCTTTGGGGATCAAGGAAGAAGCCATCAATAAGTCCGAGGGAGAAAAGCAGAAACGGATCAATGAGGCAGAAGGTGTTGCTTCGGAAATAGAATCGATTGCAGTCGCTACCGCAAAAGGAATCGAGCTTCTGGCAGGCGCGATCCAAACCAAAGGCGGAAAAGAGGCAGTCAAACTAAGGATCGCTCAAAGATTCATTAAGGAAGTGGAGAAATTAGGACAGGAAGGAACAGAACTTGTGCTTCCACTCAATTTATCAAATTTCAAATCAGTAATGAAAGCGGTCTTAGGAAGCGAAGAGAAGAAGTCTTAG
- the impL63 gene encoding cytoplasmic membrane protein ImpL63 — MKLELLKKLRLSFLLPGLVFLSVYFVPYAGDELQAQMWMPPGRQFMQPPDPFTYDLGVNKFNNDYYLYVAPTINMNFGGNFGFSLTAPLNILIDDQAPKDPTTKIGSIRKIDYDQKSDYLRVINNIWYGTYGQYKPGETTFSFYAGKLFDGYIGHGTIVNRYVNNQRIDIYNVGLMADINSDYGGVQVFTNSIYTHEIGAGRVYARPLAMAFKAFDLMTGRSQLFSMMQVGQGNVADEAGRKKVYEEAGVDPEDREKYRAIVEDQKTHQPVETMVPIDKKPQTPQQKVKEFFNQDNFSNRFAIGFTNAFDTKAPTQLSFDTTGRLRLDSSNNPLVEQTEKLSIQGMDAEYKLISSKYVELTPYYDVNTIKILNNAKGTHSGIMFKFGGNDIYMKIKPEYRNMDANYVPMYFDSFYEIERFQLNTQTQTPQSKLQAAQLVDPNGPRVKGYFTSMVLNFYRISLEGNYENYNGPNNSRVFLGMYIPIGSLLIFSGYYTHKNFDQNKDAFKVDENSVGAVEAALNLGFISIRLQEIRRWVYDSTTNSFQAQDEKKVLFSNSLSF, encoded by the coding sequence ATAAAATTGGAACTTTTGAAGAAGCTAAGACTATCATTTCTATTACCTGGGCTAGTATTCCTCTCCGTTTATTTTGTTCCTTATGCTGGAGATGAGTTGCAAGCGCAGATGTGGATGCCTCCTGGCAGGCAGTTCATGCAACCTCCTGATCCATTTACCTACGATCTAGGGGTGAACAAATTCAATAATGATTATTATCTCTACGTTGCTCCGACGATCAATATGAACTTTGGAGGGAATTTCGGATTCTCTCTAACGGCTCCTCTGAATATTCTAATAGATGATCAGGCTCCCAAAGATCCGACTACGAAGATAGGAAGCATTCGTAAGATAGACTATGATCAAAAGAGCGATTATCTAAGGGTTATTAATAATATCTGGTATGGGACGTACGGTCAGTACAAACCCGGAGAAACTACCTTCTCTTTTTATGCCGGAAAGCTTTTTGATGGATACATCGGTCACGGAACCATCGTGAACAGATATGTGAATAACCAAAGGATCGATATTTATAATGTTGGTCTCATGGCTGATATCAACAGTGATTATGGTGGAGTTCAAGTATTTACTAACTCAATCTATACTCATGAGATAGGTGCGGGAAGGGTTTATGCGAGACCTCTTGCAATGGCCTTCAAAGCATTCGATCTAATGACTGGAAGATCTCAGTTATTCTCCATGATGCAGGTAGGACAGGGGAATGTTGCCGACGAGGCAGGTCGTAAGAAAGTCTATGAAGAAGCCGGAGTGGATCCGGAAGATAGAGAGAAGTACAGAGCAATCGTAGAGGATCAAAAAACTCATCAACCTGTTGAGACAATGGTTCCGATCGACAAGAAACCGCAAACTCCTCAACAGAAGGTTAAAGAATTCTTTAACCAGGACAATTTCTCGAATCGATTCGCGATCGGATTTACAAATGCATTCGATACAAAGGCACCAACCCAGTTATCTTTCGATACGACAGGAAGACTTCGTTTGGATTCCAGTAATAACCCTCTGGTAGAACAGACCGAAAAGCTTTCTATCCAAGGAATGGATGCCGAATACAAATTGATCAGCAGTAAATATGTAGAACTGACTCCATACTATGACGTGAACACGATCAAGATCCTAAACAATGCAAAAGGAACTCATTCAGGGATCATGTTCAAATTTGGTGGGAATGATATTTATATGAAGATCAAACCCGAATACAGGAACATGGATGCGAACTACGTTCCAATGTACTTCGATAGCTTTTATGAGATAGAGAGATTTCAGTTAAATACCCAGACCCAGACGCCTCAATCAAAATTGCAGGCGGCTCAATTAGTAGATCCGAATGGACCAAGGGTTAAGGGATACTTTACTTCTATGGTATTGAATTTTTATAGGATCTCTCTCGAAGGAAACTATGAGAATTATAACGGGCCGAATAACTCGCGTGTATTCTTAGGAATGTATATACCGATCGGTTCCTTGTTGATCTTTTCGGGATATTATACTCACAAGAATTTCGATCAGAATAAGGATGCTTTCAAAGTGGACGAGAACTCAGTCGGAGCAGTTGAAGCCGCATTGAACCTAGGATTCATAAGCATCCGTCTTCAGGAGATCAGACGCTGGGTTTATGATAGCACCACGAACTCTTTCCAAGCACAGGATGAGAAAAAAGTTCTATTCTCCAATTCTCTTTCTTTCTAA
- a CDS encoding SPFH domain-containing protein: MFLIFTLAFIALIYLVLKTFIIVPQNYSFVVERLGIFRGALGAGFHFLIPILDQVKYRQNLKEVAIDIPPQTCITKDNVSILVDGILYIRVMDAYKASYEIENYLSATIQLAQTTLRSEIGKLVLDHTFSERDDINANVVRALDEATDPWGIKVTRYEIRNISPPKEILHEMEEQVKAERVKRAEITISEGEKVSRINRSMGERQEAINLSEGEKIRKVNEAEGKAKEIEFVAQAKAKGIQMISEAIGKDGGSEAVNLQITEDYLSGLGEILQKAKTTVLPTEMANIVGVFEGLSKVTNKIPDLGSGKE; the protein is encoded by the coding sequence ATGTTCCTAATTTTCACCTTGGCGTTTATCGCCTTGATCTATCTGGTGTTGAAGACATTCATCATCGTTCCCCAAAATTACAGTTTTGTGGTGGAGCGTTTGGGAATCTTTAGAGGAGCCTTGGGCGCAGGCTTTCATTTTTTAATTCCGATCCTCGACCAGGTTAAGTACAGACAAAACCTAAAAGAGGTCGCGATCGATATCCCTCCTCAGACCTGTATCACAAAAGACAACGTTTCTATCCTAGTGGATGGGATCCTTTACATTCGTGTCATGGATGCATACAAAGCATCTTATGAGATCGAGAATTATCTGAGCGCCACCATTCAGCTCGCTCAAACAACTCTTCGTTCTGAGATCGGAAAACTCGTACTGGACCATACATTCTCCGAGAGAGACGATATCAACGCAAATGTTGTAAGAGCACTCGATGAAGCGACAGACCCTTGGGGAATTAAGGTCACCCGCTATGAGATCCGGAATATTTCTCCTCCAAAGGAGATCCTACACGAGATGGAAGAGCAGGTAAAGGCAGAGAGAGTCAAGAGAGCCGAGATCACTATTTCAGAGGGTGAGAAGGTTTCTAGGATCAATCGCTCTATGGGAGAAAGGCAAGAAGCAATCAACCTTTCCGAAGGAGAGAAGATTCGAAAAGTAAACGAGGCCGAAGGAAAAGCAAAAGAAATCGAATTCGTTGCTCAGGCAAAGGCAAAAGGGATCCAGATGATCTCAGAAGCCATCGGAAAAGACGGAGGATCCGAAGCAGTAAATCTGCAGATCACTGAAGATTATCTTTCTGGTTTAGGAGAGATCCTACAAAAGGCAAAGACTACCGTTCTTCCTACAGAGATGGCGAATATTGTGGGAGTATTCGAAGGACTCTCCAAGGTAACGAATAAAATTCCGGATCTAGGTTCGGGTAAGGAATAA